The proteins below come from a single Deltaproteobacteria bacterium CG2_30_66_27 genomic window:
- a CDS encoding potassium transporter Kef, with protein MHEVWGMAALWLGLALLATLLSIWFRIATALSEIVVGTVAQLLIGAFLAASLGADQPWIKFLSGTGAIVLTFLAGAELDPGVFKSKWKEAAAIGLISFAAPFLGCTAAAYYLLGWTVRASWLAGVALSTTSVAVVYAVMLELGLNKTDFGKSVLAACFITDLGTVLALGILFAPFTMRTVIFAGVAILVFAALPSLTPWFFRKYGGRPSELETKYLLLILFGLGSLAAWSDSEAVLPAYVVGMVLAGTVGRDHALVRRLRTLTFGLLTPFYFIRAGSYVSVSAILAAPFAILVLFLSKMATKMAGVYPATKVFRYAQKEGMYTTLLMSTGLTFGSISALFGLSHGIIDKGQYSLLILVVIGSAVVPTIIADAFFLPKYLLSGPVPSEKAASAAAGMDAKVEG; from the coding sequence ATGCACGAGGTCTGGGGGATGGCGGCGCTCTGGCTGGGGCTGGCCTTGCTGGCGACGCTGCTCTCCATCTGGTTTCGCATCGCCACGGCGCTCTCCGAGATCGTGGTGGGGACCGTGGCCCAGCTGCTGATCGGGGCGTTCCTCGCGGCGTCGCTGGGGGCGGACCAGCCGTGGATCAAGTTCCTCTCGGGAACGGGCGCCATCGTCCTGACCTTCCTCGCGGGAGCGGAGCTCGACCCCGGTGTCTTCAAATCGAAGTGGAAGGAAGCGGCCGCCATCGGCCTCATCTCCTTCGCCGCTCCCTTTCTCGGCTGCACCGCCGCCGCTTACTACCTCCTCGGCTGGACGGTGCGGGCGAGCTGGCTGGCGGGGGTGGCCCTCTCCACCACGTCGGTCGCCGTCGTGTACGCCGTCATGCTGGAGCTGGGATTGAACAAGACCGATTTCGGGAAGTCGGTGCTGGCCGCGTGCTTCATCACCGACCTGGGGACCGTCCTCGCTCTCGGAATCCTCTTCGCGCCGTTCACGATGCGCACCGTAATCTTTGCGGGCGTCGCCATCCTCGTCTTCGCCGCGTTGCCGTCCCTCACTCCGTGGTTCTTCCGGAAATACGGCGGCCGTCCTTCCGAGCTCGAGACGAAGTACCTGCTCCTTATCCTCTTCGGGCTTGGATCGCTGGCCGCCTGGTCGGACAGCGAGGCGGTCCTGCCCGCGTACGTCGTGGGGATGGTGTTGGCCGGAACCGTGGGACGGGACCACGCCCTCGTTCGAAGGCTGCGGACGTTGACCTTCGGCCTCCTGACGCCTTTCTACTTCATCCGCGCGGGGTCGTACGTCTCCGTGTCGGCGATCCTCGCCGCACCCTTCGCGATCCTCGTCCTGTTCCTCTCGAAGATGGCGACGAAGATGGCGGGCGTGTACCCGGCCACGAAGGTCTTCCGGTACGCACAGAAGGAGGGTATGTACACGACGCTGCTGATGTCCACGGGGCTCACCTTCGGGTCGATCTCCGCCCTCTTCGGTCTGTCCCACGGTATCATCGACAAAGGGCAATACTCGCTGCTGATCCTCGTCGTCATCGGAAGCGCGGTGGTCCCGACGATCATCGCGGACGCTTTCTTCTTACCGAAATACCTGCTGTCCGGGCCCGTGCCGTCGGAGAAGGCCGCGTCCGCGGCGGCGGGGATGGACGCCAAGGTGGAAGGGTAA
- a CDS encoding camphor resistance protein CrcB (may be involved in chromosome condensation; overexpression in Escherichia coli protects against decondensation by camphor; overexpressing the protein results in an increase in supercoiling), which produces MRIILYIALFGAMGCLGRYYLSGWVYDLVGRSMPFGTLAVNVLGAFLIGFIMEFSLRSPIVSQELRVGLTIGLLGGLTTFSTFSYETFRLLEGGQLAQALGNAILSLTACLAFTFVGITAARHL; this is translated from the coding sequence ATGCGGATCATTTTGTATATCGCCCTGTTCGGCGCCATGGGGTGCCTTGGGCGGTACTACCTGTCCGGGTGGGTCTATGATCTTGTGGGAAGGTCGATGCCGTTCGGGACGCTCGCCGTCAACGTCCTCGGCGCCTTCCTCATCGGCTTCATCATGGAGTTCAGCTTGCGAAGTCCCATCGTCTCGCAGGAGCTCCGTGTCGGTTTGACGATCGGCCTCCTCGGCGGCCTGACCACCTTTTCGACCTTCAGCTACGAGACGTTCCGCCTGTTGGAGGGCGGCCAGCTCGCGCAGGCGCTGGGAAACGCGATCCTCAGCCTCACCGCCTGCCTCGCGTTCACGTTCGTCGGGATCACCGCCGCGCGCCACCTGTAA